A window from Apteryx mantelli isolate bAptMan1 chromosome 15, bAptMan1.hap1, whole genome shotgun sequence encodes these proteins:
- the ZFAND6 gene encoding AN1-type zinc finger protein 6 isoform X1, translating to MAQETNRSQVPMLCSTGCGFYGNPRTNGMCSVCYKEHLQRQNSNGRISPPATSVSSITESLPVQCTEGSAQETQSTLDSTSTPSMQQSPVSNQSLLTESVASSQPDSTAVDKTVPETEDLQAPTSVDLIKTVSIDSTGKELMDTSDFRDSTRDLEAECDYDTSIENNVECPDLLHEGSRERGNVHDTVLKQNSLASVSENAEPTPEEQDKSLDKPKQKKNRCFMCRKKVGLTGFECRCGNVYCGMHRYSDVHSCSYNYKADAAEKIRKENPVVVGEKIQKI from the exons ATGGCTCAAGAAACCAACCGTAGCCAAGTGCCTATGCTTTGTTCCACTGGTTGCGGATTTTATGGAAACCCTCGTACAAATGGCATGTGTTCGGTGTGCTACAAAGAACATCTTCAAAGGCAGAACAGTAATGGTAGAATTAGCCCTCCTG CAACTTCTGTCAGTAGTATAACTGAGTCCTTACCGGTtcagtgcacagaaggcagcGCCCAGGAAACTCAGTCAACTTTAGATTCTACATCAACTCCATCTATGCAGCAAAG CCCTGTGTCAAATCAATCACTTTTAACAGAATCTGTAGCATCATCCCAACCGGATAGTACGGCTGTGGACAAAACAGTACCCGAGACAGAAGATTTGCAAG CACCAACTTCAGTGGACCTTATCAAGACTGTTTCAATAGACAGCACTGGAAAGGAGTTGATGGATACTTCAGACTTTCGTGACAGTACCAGGGACTTGGAGGCAGAGTGTGATTACGATACAAGCATAGAAAATAATGTAGAATGTCCTGATTTACTGCATGAAGGCTCCAGAGAGAGAGGAAACGTGCATGatacagttttaaaacaaaattctttAG cttCAGTGTCAGAGAATGCAGAGCCTACACCTGAAGAACAAGACAAGTCACTTGACAagccaaaacagaaaaagaatcgTTGTTTCATGTGTCGGAAGAAGGTTGGACTTACTG GGTTTGAGTGTCGGTGTGGAAACGTTTACTGCGGTATGCACCGTTATTCAGATGTACACAGTTGCTCTTACAATTACAAAGCTGATGCTGCtgagaaaatcagaaaagagaaTCCTGTAGTTGTTGGGGAAAAGATCCAGAAGATCTGA
- the ZFAND6 gene encoding AN1-type zinc finger protein 6 isoform X2 — protein MAQETNRSQVPMLCSTGCGFYGNPRTNGMCSVCYKEHLQRQNSNGRISPPATSVSSITESLPVQCTEGSAQETQSTLDSTSTPSMQQSPVSNQSLLTESVASSQPDSTAVDKTVPETEDLQDSTGKELMDTSDFRDSTRDLEAECDYDTSIENNVECPDLLHEGSRERGNVHDTVLKQNSLASVSENAEPTPEEQDKSLDKPKQKKNRCFMCRKKVGLTGFECRCGNVYCGMHRYSDVHSCSYNYKADAAEKIRKENPVVVGEKIQKI, from the exons ATGGCTCAAGAAACCAACCGTAGCCAAGTGCCTATGCTTTGTTCCACTGGTTGCGGATTTTATGGAAACCCTCGTACAAATGGCATGTGTTCGGTGTGCTACAAAGAACATCTTCAAAGGCAGAACAGTAATGGTAGAATTAGCCCTCCTG CAACTTCTGTCAGTAGTATAACTGAGTCCTTACCGGTtcagtgcacagaaggcagcGCCCAGGAAACTCAGTCAACTTTAGATTCTACATCAACTCCATCTATGCAGCAAAG CCCTGTGTCAAATCAATCACTTTTAACAGAATCTGTAGCATCATCCCAACCGGATAGTACGGCTGTGGACAAAACAGTACCCGAGACAGAAGATTTGCAAG ACAGCACTGGAAAGGAGTTGATGGATACTTCAGACTTTCGTGACAGTACCAGGGACTTGGAGGCAGAGTGTGATTACGATACAAGCATAGAAAATAATGTAGAATGTCCTGATTTACTGCATGAAGGCTCCAGAGAGAGAGGAAACGTGCATGatacagttttaaaacaaaattctttAG cttCAGTGTCAGAGAATGCAGAGCCTACACCTGAAGAACAAGACAAGTCACTTGACAagccaaaacagaaaaagaatcgTTGTTTCATGTGTCGGAAGAAGGTTGGACTTACTG GGTTTGAGTGTCGGTGTGGAAACGTTTACTGCGGTATGCACCGTTATTCAGATGTACACAGTTGCTCTTACAATTACAAAGCTGATGCTGCtgagaaaatcagaaaagagaaTCCTGTAGTTGTTGGGGAAAAGATCCAGAAGATCTGA